From the genome of Colletotrichum higginsianum IMI 349063 chromosome 4, whole genome shotgun sequence, one region includes:
- a CDS encoding Serine/threonine protein kinase — MPLFDTLDASLVDSPFRGPKFVPLSSLKTIITKASVEQELSSITRLRNPQLSRNVVQNARKVFSILVFIDKASAIKELYRDGLTDDQLPLSSRKDDAGRITPFTHHGKKTFASFGSWKTVSIKSFLDKQWLLLSPVFDKTGRHFDLNPACALPMFPDTREVATGPYNAVHQGWIHPAHQRVSKNCGEHGLKVALKEFRGEYNSAKSNFEKEWENLSHIQQHNHPHLIKHIATWQAGNKFFVMFEWADGGSLWDFWERENPGAPSQEVILWSLRQIRGLVSALEALHSLNCRHGDLKPENILHFKDRGDKHESSGGRGILVMADVGVSRVHKQMTHLRIGPTTTRATTISYQAPETDTDPKVARSRAYDAWSIGCILLEHIVWLLYGLQGIEGFRKRRESKSFDGTYGSANFYSLTISHLERRAEIHHAVEDAMDALQRDPRCQVGTALGDLLKLIREGLLKIDPQDRFKALEIQDAVERIVRDARPDSLYLLNTSNRPSPVPSIFRYVYVSPPVS; from the exons ATGCCCCTATTTGATACCCTCGACGCTTCTTTGGTCGACAGCCCGTTCCGCGGCCCAAAGTTCGTACCGCTGAGCAGCCTAAAAACCATCATCACCAAAGCCAGTGTGGAGCAGGAGTTGTCCTCCATCACTCGACTTCGCAACCCTCAACTGTCTCGCAATGTCGTCCAAAATGCCAGGAAGGTCTTTTCCATACTTGTCTTCATAGACAAGGCTTCTGCCATCAAAGAACTATACAGAGACGGGCTCACGGACGATCAGCTCCCTCTCTCAAGCAGGAAAGACGACGCTGGTCGTATTACCCCGTTCACTCATCATGGGAAGAAAACATTTGCTTCCTTCGGGAGCTGGAAGACCGTGTCCATCAAATCGTTTCTCGACAAGCAGTGGCTCTTGTTGTCGCCCGTATTTGACAAGACTGGGAGGCATTTTGATCTCAACCCCGCTTGTGCCCTACCAATGTTCCCAGACACACGAGAGGTGGCCACTGGCCCCTACAACGCCGTACACCAAGGTTGGATCCATCCTGCCCACCAGCGAGTGTCCAAG AATTGCGGAGAACATGGTCTGAAAGTCGCCCTCAAGGAGTTCAGGGGAGAATACAACAGTGCCAAGTCCAACTTTGAAAAGGAATGGGAGAATCTGAGTCACATCCAACAGCACAACCACCCGCACCTCATCAAGCATATCGCAACCTGGCAAGCCGGGAACAAGTTCTTCGTCATGTTCGAATGGGCCGACGGCGGAAGCCTCTGGGACTTTTGGGAGCGAGAGAATCCCGGGGCGCCGAGTCAAGAGGTCATCTTGTGGTCGTTGCGTCAGATCCGCGGCCTCGTCAGCGCCCTCGAGGCTCTGCACAGCCTCAACTGCCGCCACGGCGATCTCAAGCCCGAAAACATCCTCCACTTCAAAGATCGCGGTGACAAGCACGAAAGCAGCGGTGGACGAGGCATCCTGGTCATGGCAGACGTCGGCGTGTCTCGAGTCCACAAGCAGATGACGCACCTCAGAATCGGTCCGACCACCACCAGGGCCACGACGATATCGTACCAGGCCCCCGAGACCGACACGGACCCGAAGGTTGCGAGGTCCCGCGCCTATGATGCGTGGTCGATTGGTTGTATCTTGTTGGAGCACATCGTCTGGCTGCTGTACGGCCTCCAAGGCATCGAGGGCTTTAGGAAACGCAGAGAGAGCAAGTCGTTTGACGGAACCTACGGCAGTGCCAATTTCTACAGCCTGACAATTAGCCATCTAGAGCGGAGGGCCGAGATTCACCACGCCGTGGAAGATGCAATGGACGCCCTTCAACGGGATCCCCGTTGTCAGGTGGGTACGGCTTTGGGCGACCTCCTCAAGCTGATCCGGGAAGGCCTTCTGAAGATCGACCCGCAAGACCGGTTCAAAGCTCTTGAAATTCAGGATGCTGTGGAGAGGATTGTCCGGGACGCCAGGCCAGATTCTCTGTACTTGCTCAACACGTCAAATCGGCCTTCACCGGTTCCGTCGATATTCAGATATGTATATGTTAGTCCTCCTGTTTCTTAG
- a CDS encoding Cell wall protein: MGHPNSRKSILLSYISSIPCSPSQISSFLPVSCHTSPFGGRVFLFAFPHSSSCFHSLWSAKLVEMRAFLVLSSLVLNVALAAPSNEIRKRDVVTIQNAIVTVSTAASNLDIAIRTLSTDPRSAEPLVPAVMDIEFALTQARTDILPTQSISIAEAVNLQTAADTLTKSLKIMVMSSMLQRQALDQLGMTPMLLMSFMNQNMLSAALSQAIVSKVPAEGISNAAFALGGARGAVNMGILSLSNAPLVMPANMTPPPPPAAPQQPAPPPAPENPQQPPPQQPPPQQPAPPAAGATATGQGQGQGQAAPQENPASSAITADTNTTAS; encoded by the exons ATGGGACATCCCAACTCTAGAAAGTCCATATTATTGTCGTATATTAGCTCTATTCCGTGCAGCCCCAGCCAGATATCCAGCTTTTTACCTGTCTCGTGTCACACGTCTCCTTTTGGCGGTCGTGTCTTTCTGTTTGCTTTCCCTCACTCCTCATCTTGCTTTCACTCGCTCTGGTCAGCGAAGCTAGTCGAGATGAGGGCCTTTCTTGTTCTAAGCTCCTTGGTGCTCAACGTCGCGCTTGCGGCGCCGTCAAATGAGATCAGGAAGAGGGACGTAGTAACGATCCAGAACGCCATCGTCACAGTATCAACAGCAGCTTCAAATCTAGACATTGCTATCAGG ACACTCAGCACCGATCCAAGAAGCGCCGAGCCGCTTGTGCCGGCCGTGATGGACATCGAGTTCGCCCTCACCCAAGCGCGTACCGACATCCTCCCGACGCAGTCGATCTCGATTGCCGAAGCCGTCAACCTGCAGACCGCTGCCGACACGCTGACCAAGAGCCTCAAGATCATGGTCATGTCCTCGATGCTCCAGCGCCAAGCCCTGGACCAGCTCGGCATGACGCCGATGCTCCTGATGTCCTTTATGAACCAGAACATGCTCTCCGCCGCGCTCAGCCAGGCAATCGTGTCCAAGGTCCCAGCCGAGGGAATCTCGAACGCAGCGTTCGCTCTCGGTGGGGCCAGAGGCGCAGTCAACATGGGGATCCTCTCGCTGAGCAATGCCCCGTTGGTGATGCCGGCCAACATgactccgccgccgccgccggcggccccTCAACAgccggctcctcctcctgcgcCAGAGAACCCTCAgcaacctcctcctcagcAACCGCCTCCTCAACAGCCGGCTCCTCCAGCGGCTGGCGCAACAGCCACAGGACAGGGACAGGGACAGGGACAAGCGGCGCCGCAGGAGAATCCTGCTTCTTCAGCAATCACAGCAGATACGAACACGACGGCAAGCTAA
- a CDS encoding Tol-like protein — protein MSLYTEVNDMMIVTADCNGQDSFLPEGQLRLLVKNQRFAEFLGPNAPRALIDFVHDKAPRVFLTIWSTFEEPGVSDLLPIMERLQQCSFTDDMLPFDKTDYKLKCRVRGTAKQCSHPGPLDVFHDTVWNERKLKNFCTEQWGFVVPVFKKGEAKRRLPAGIRLPFLHFKDGGRGAFSDVFKAGLHVDHQKSFGFELPPDDIVVPVAVKKFRNDPEAKVNARNAWEEEATTVDKLGSISHKHLIQRMAAFSRGHEYYIMFEWADGGNLEQLWLSEPTAKDHKLTGDRIITVLEQLYGLTDALCQLHGTNTRTSTGLIQQAGARARTLAPPVRNGIPAIEVDGLDASESPPVTENWRHGDLKPQNILKVGNSTWLGTLKIADLGLAKQHQLFTHLRDNPTNTKFTTQHYEAPEAWWHGESRRCLLTLDEAHPGQRPRMQQGHPDGAWRPPQAGEDQTHGG, from the exons ATGAGTCTCTATACCGAGGTCAACGACATGATGATAGTCACGGCCGATTGCAATGGTCAGGACTCATTCCTTCCCGAGGGCCAGCTTCGCCTTCTTGTAAAGAACCAGCGCTTTGCCGAGTTCCTGGGGCCTAATGCTCCACGAGCCCTGATCGACTTCGTGCACGACAAGGCTCCAAGGGTTTTCTTGACCATCTGGTCGACATTCGAGGAGCCCGGGGTTTCGGACTTACTCCCCATCATGGAGAGACTCCAGCAATGCAGTTTCACCGATGATATGCTCCCCTTCGACAAGACTGACTACAAGTTGAAATGTCGGGTCAGGGGCACCGCCAAGCAATGTTCCCATCCTGGACCGCTGGATGTATTTCACGACACAGTATGGAATGAGCGCAAGCTCAAAAACTTCTGCACGGAACAGTGGGGGTTCGTTGTCCCCGTCTTCAAGAAGGGTGAGGCTAAACGAAGACTACCTGCCGGCATCAGGCTGCCCTTCTTGCACTTCAAAGACGGGGGACGGGGTGCCTTCTCCGACGTGTTCAAGGCTGGGCTTCATGTCGATCATCAGAAATCTTTCGGGTTT GAACTCCCACCtgacgacatcgtcgtccccGTTGCCGTGAAGAAGTTCAGAAACGACCCAGAGGCGAAAGTGAATGCCCGAAACGCCTGGGAAGAGGAAGCGACAACAGTCGACAAGCTCGGATCGATCAGCCACAAGCACTTGATCCAACGTATGGCTGCCTTTAGCCGGGGCCACGAGTACTACATCATGTTTGAATGGGCCGACGGGGGCAACCTCGAACAGCTCTGGTTATCTGAGCCAACCGCCAAAGACCACAAGCTGACTGGCGACCGCATCATCACCGTCCTGGAGCAGCTGTACGGTCTGACAGATGCGCTTTGCCAGCTACACGGCACCAACACTCGCACAAGCACAGGTCTCATCCAGCAGGCGGGAGCCCGCGCCAGAACACTCGCCCCTCCTGTCAGGAACGGCATACCCGccatcgaggtcgacggtCTAGACGCTTCCGAGAGCCCTCCGGTCACTGAGAACTGGCGCCATGGCGACTTGAAGCCTCAGAACATCCTCAAGGTCGGCAACTCGACCTGGCTCGGAACCCTCAAGATCGCGGACCTCGGACTGGCGAAGCAGCACCAGCTCTTCACCCATCTCAGGGACAACCCGACCAACACCAAGTTTACAACGCAGCACTACGAGGCTCCCGAA GCGTGGTGGCACGGCGAGAGTCGGCGATGTCTTCTCACACTGGATGAAGCACATCCTGGACAACGACCCCGAATGCAACAAGGCCATCCCGACGGTGCTTGGAGACCTCCTCAGGCTGGTGAAGACCAGACTCATGGTGGTTGA
- a CDS encoding TOL protein, whose product MYVSSRQNSFLKPMLTRENVIDPQTLNDAWEFVEDNGFAGQVFNRHLQLEGTHPGSSSVTPERASILCNRCQRLDFWVVGFAIRDTLSALEANWNICELCRLLHDSWRRFGTADSVEFRRVGSVLAIRGSEAPALSIYRTNLNDSGGLSNPPKDIQIGFPKLPDIGCPTHVEILRQWLQDCDKNHAMCCSDNNPGSYPARTPTRLIDVGPKGQETVRLLETRSSQQGEDPSKPAGFEYIALSHPWGDRALHQHFCTTRDNIHDHMNRISDDSLPATFKDAIRVTRDLNVRYLWIDSLCIVQGEDGDFEDEAQHMETVFSSALCVIAANSATGTSDGFLKQRPDRTVVVVARPSESPFYICEAIDDFQRDVVEGALSKRGWVLQERALARRTIYFTSRQVYWECGEGIRCETLTRMRNSQAAFLGDARFPNVATGSSKGGQIRLYESLYTRYSRLQFSDIRDRPIAIAGLEQRLIRAFNTKGGYGVFERYFGRGLLWRRDPDDLQTALERIDFAPTHRQQQQRLRSFRVPSWSWMAYKGSITFMDLPFDAVLWETNDIKSPWYYPPRNGSDKSWLSTSSDGGQAELVGVARDFVELVRDDGRIIYDGGERPRDVALKCVVVGRRKSEVVAESYVLVVAPKPHGEVDAAYERVGVGAIPGSWIVTGQPGLEVRIV is encoded by the exons ATGTACGTTTCGTCTCGCCAAAACTCTTTCTTGAAGCCAATGTTGACGCGGGAAAATGTGATTGACCCTCAGACT TTGAATGACGCGTGGGAATTCGTTGAAGACAACGGCTTCGCTGGCCAAGTCTTTAATCGCCACCTACAGCTCGAGGGTACCCATCCGGGATCCTCCAGTGTCACCCCGGAGCGTGCCTCCATTCTGTGCAATCGTTGTCAGCGACTGGACTTCTGGGTCGTTGGCTTTGCCATCCGCGACACTTTGTCCGCTTTGGAGGCCAATTGGAACATCTGCGAGCTTTGCCGTCTTCTTCACGATTCCTGGCGGCGTTTTGGCACAGCGGACTCCGTCGAGTTTCGTCGTGTCGGCTCCGTCCTCGCAATACGGGGCTCAGAAGCACCGGCCCTGTCCATTTACAGGACCAACTTGAACG ACTCGGGTGGTCTTTCTAATCCGCCCAAAGACATCCAAATCGGATTCCCCAAGCTGCCCGACATCGGCTGCCCTACACATGTTGAGATCCTCCGCCAGTGGCTCCAAGACTGCGATAAGAACCACGCTATGTGCTGCTCCGACAACAATCCTGGGTCGTATCCTGCGAGGACGCCAACCAGActcatcgacgtcggcccAAAGGGCCAGGAGACGGTACGGTTGCTCGAGACAAGATCTTCCCAGCAAGGCGAAGATCCTAGTAAGCCCGCCGGATTCGAATACATCGCGCTGTCACACCCATGGGGCGACAGAGCTCTCCACCAACACTTTTGCACCACCCGGGACAACATCCACGACCACATGAACCGGATCTCTGATGACAGCCTCCCGGCCACTTTCAAGGACGCCATCAGGGTCACGCGGGATCTCAACGTTCGCTACCTTTGGATAGACTCCTTGTGTATCGtgcagggcgaggacggcgatttcgaggacgaggcccaGCACATGGAGACGGTCTTTAGTTCCGCCCTTTGCGTCATCGCCGCAAATAGCGCCACCGGAACGTCGGATGGCTTTTTGAAGCAGAGGCCGGACCGGACGGTAGTTGTGGTCGCGAGACCCTCAGAAAGTCCATTCTATATCTGCGAAGCCATCGACGACTTCCAGCGCGACGTGGTGGAGGGCGCGTTGAGCAAAAGGGGCTGGGTCTTGCAAGAGCGAGCCCTGGCCCGGCGGACCATATACTTCACCAGCCGGCAGGTATACTGGGAGTGCGGCGAGGGCATCCGTTGCGAGACACTGACAAGGATGAGGAA CAGCCAGGCGGCGTTCCTAGGCGACGCCAGATTCCCCAACGTGGCCACCGGCTCCTCCAAAGGCGGCCAGATCCGGCTGTACGAGTCCCTGTACACGCGCTACTCGCGGCTGCAGTTCTCCGACATCCGCGACAGACCCATCGCCATTGCCGGGCTGGAGCAGCGTCTCATCCGTGCCTTCAACACGAAGGGGGGATACGGTGTCTTCGAGCGCTACTTTGGCCGGGGCCTGCTGTGGCGGCGAGACCCGGACGACCTGCAGACGGCCTTGGAGAGAATCGACTTCGCGCCTACGCaccgacagcagcagcagcggctccGCTCGTTCCGCGTGCCCTCGTGGTCTTGGATGGCGTACAAAGGCTCCATCACCTTCATGGACCTGCCGTTTGATGCCGTGCTCTGGGAGACGAACGACATCAAGTCGCCTTGGTACTACCCCCCGCGTAACGGATCGGACAAGTCCTGGCTTTCCACCAGctccgacggcggccaggccgagCTCGTGGGCGTGGCGAGAGACTTTGTTGAACTTGTTCGCGACGACGGGCGTATCATCTACGACGGAGGCGAGCGGCCGCGGGATGTAGCGCTCAAGTGCGTCGTGGTCGGGAGGCGCAAGTCGGAGGTGGTGGCCGAGTCGTACGTGCTCGTTGTTGCTCCAAAACCGCATGGCGAAGTTGATGCCGCATACGAACGGGTGGGTGTTGGGGCTATTCCCGGGAGTTGGATTGTGACGGGTCAACCTGGGCTGGAGGTCCGGATCGTCTAG